In Struthio camelus isolate bStrCam1 chromosome 12, bStrCam1.hap1, whole genome shotgun sequence, the DNA window aaagaaacatttacGCTGCCTGTATTCTAGATACCGAGTTGAACATCAGTGTGAGGAGGCCAGATTCCCAAGAAAGAGGAATTTACCGCTTTGCTCATTCCCTGGGATGATTCAGACCAGGAGTTTAATTCAGGATCCTTCACAGGGTGATTCAGATCGCACCTGCGCAGCAGCTACATGCAGGCCTGACCTCCTCGCTCAGTCCCTGCGATGCAGGAGCGCAAACATCCTTCCTAATCTCCTCGGACTGGTCACCTGGAACATAAAGAGAACAATACCTCCTTCTTCCACGCTCTGCTTAGCATTCATCTAAGTCTGGGCCCCTGAGGTTTCTCGCTGTATTTGTAAAAACAACTTACTATGAGAGGAGCATGATTTCAGACTGAGCTTCTAAGCACTTACTACCAAGAGcaaccagagaaaaagaaattcaacaCATATATTGGCTAGGGTATCTCAGGACTACTGCGACACTTCACACGGCTATCCGTACCTCATTAAAGTTAAACAAAAGTCATCACAAATTATTCACCGGATATATTTCTCATTTGATTATCACGTGACACTGAATTCACCAAAGCATCTACGTTTGAAATTTCAGGAATAAGACATAACAGGtatctttttaaaagaactatTAATTTCAATGATAATGGTAAAACGTGATATTCCGGGGAGCTCTTTGCTCTTATTGAAACACAGGTCCGGAAAATTaactgaaaagataaaataagGAGAAAGCAAGCAATTTATAAGCCTACTCGATTATTTCATTGGTTTTCAACTACAGCCCTGAAAACACTTTGAGAAGGCGGTGAAGGCAGAAAACGGGAGGAAGGAATCCAGGGGACTTCCGCAATAAGCAACGTCCAGAGCGCTAAGCTCGGGCGGGAGGCCGGGAGCGCGTCATGACGCCACCAGAGGCGCACCGAGGGCCCGGGCCAGCGCCTCGCGGGGACGGGGCGCCTCCACGAACGGCCCCGGCGCGAGGGGCGAGGCCGGGCGGCTCCCGCGCGGGCCCCGGGGCGTCCCGCGGCGGTGTCCGCGGCCCgagccgcgcggggctgccggagagcTCGGCCCTActcacccccgcccccccccgccgccgcgacGGGGCCGACtcgggcctcctcctcctcctcttcctccgccgCCCCCGTCACCCAGCAACaagcgcgcgacccgcgccggaAGGGCAAGGGCCCGATGGGAAATGTagtcctccgcggcgcccgcgcaTGCGCGCTGCCGCCGGGAGGGCGCGGCGGTCCCGAGGTGGCGGGTTCGCGGCTGCGGTCGGCCAAGCCGCCGCCTCGGCCCTCCGCCCCCGGACCTTGCGGTCCCTTCCAGGGCTGGAAAcggtccccccagccccaaaacCACGCGGGGGTGGCACCAACCGCGGCCCACGGCCCGCCGGCACAGCCCCTCTGAGAGGGGGCAGCCACGACGTTTGCACACTGGGAGGAGGTTACTGGACGCACTGGAGAGGGTGGTTAGATGCTGAAGTGATGTCTATTAGTTATAGCTCGTTACAGTTATCATTTATGCATCTTACTATAAATGCAAAAGGTGACGTTACTGTTAATTCAGCATTTCTCACACACGGGATGACAGAGCACATGATTTGGCATAGTAAGTTTTCGGCTAGCTATAAATGGAATTGCACAATAGTTAAACCTGATTAAGTACATAATAGGCTCAGCAAAGGATTAGTTTTCTCTTTACGTtttatacatacgtatatatacacacacacatagacgCAGAGGCATCTTTATCGTTAGCTGCATTTTAGTCTTGCCAAGAGACAACCGGCTACTGCAGAACGACTGAAGTGGTACCCTTAAGAGGAAACTATTCTTGGTGCGCttggctggaaaaaataaagtcCTTTTTGGCATGATTCTTGGGGATAAATTGCACACACAAGCATCGTTAAGCAGCTagagggatggggggggtcaAGAGGTTGGCGACTTGCAAAGCTCTCGCGGGCAAGGCTGCGGGGAAGACTACAGCTAGGCTGCAGCACACTGAGCTAGTAACCTGCAGGGCCAGCACCCGCCTGCTGCACGCGGGAGACTTGTGCGGCAGCAGTAGTTTGAGCAAAGGGGCCAGATCAGCTTCTACTGGGGCTGCTTTTCCACGAGTGGGAGAAAAATCTGACCGCTCTATTTAAAGTGCAATTAGAGCATGAAAAACATCTCTGAAAAAGGAGCTTCTCGTACTCCTGCCCTGCAAGGACCATCACCATCTCCACTTATGGATCAAAGTCTTTTCCAGGATCTGCTGGACACCTTTGCCCTTCCCTGCATCTCCCACCGCAAGACGAAGCTGTGTGagcccagctgcctcctgctcatGTGCAAGATAGTTCCCTGGAGCCCGACATGCCCTAACTGGGCAGCGTTTCAGGGCCGGAGGAGCAGGGACTTCTGGGTCACTACACCCGCTACGTGCAAGGGAGCCTAGCGGAGTTACAAGGCCAAGCTCCGCTGCCCTTTTTAGAAGTCGCAAGAGAGAAGGAATTATTGCCACCATCCGCTTTTAGCCTGGAGGTTTCCTAAGGGCCCTCAATTACTGCATGCCTCGAAAGGTAACGGGGCCAAGTCTTATTCACCCTGTTTAGTCAGTCAATGAGACTGGTTTTATGTGCTTGCATGTGGGGTGGCAGGATTGGACCTGGAGCATCACCCAAGAATAGGTCCTCTGGGAAACACTCTGCCAGTCATAGTCACTTCTCTAAACagaatcctttaaaaaaacagactCAGGATGCAGAATTTCAAATGGGCCAGTTTTACCGGGAAAACTGTCCTCACTCCcaacatacacacgcacacagggTGCACTGTGGCTCTTGTTCACAATCACACACTGATACTGGTTGTTCATGTCAAAAGTGTGAACTACTCACGACACCACGTACTGAGAGAAGTTGTAGATCCTGAGCCAGGGTGTAGATTAGGAATCTCTCAGCTTCCAGCATATGAACAGCAGGATCGAGTTaccttatttatttacttttaaacacTAAATCAGCCAGCCACCTGCTagttaaaaagcagaagaaaaggagaattcCCAGGACTGTTTGCCCCGGGTAGAAGTAGTGGCAAAAGGCTGGACACTACCGactgaaagaggagagaaaaaaaatctgtagttcaGCTCTTATCCCAAAAAGGGAGACAGGTGCTGGTTGCTAtttttatcttcccttttttttttttttttggggggggggggagggtggtttGGCTGATGTACTTCTAACATACACCTATCACCAcagtaatcttaaaaaaaaacccatcaccaTCCACTAtttcacagggaaaagaaaatgcacgAATGTACACCTACTACCACGCACAACAAGAGTCCTGCAGGTCAACTCATGGCCTCTTCAAAACGAAGAAGTAagatagagaaaaaaagagctcaagacaatgggaaaaaaaaagtcattacagagaacaaaggaaaagaaagatccGCTATGGTACAGTCCGCCTTTCCGAAACAGTCGCAGGAAACTCGGCTCAgccgtcttcctcctcctcctcctcctcccttcccccccgatCTGGCGCCCAAGGACAAGGTCCGGCTGCTCACATCTCGTTGGAATAGGTGTAGTTGGGGGTGGCCGAGTACTGCGTCTCGTGCTGCATCATGGCCCcctgcgcggcccccgccgccgcgctctgcGCTGCCTGCTGCACGTGGGGGTTCTTCCAGGCGCCCGTGGTCCACTCCTCCTGGGCCTTGCTGAAGCTCCCGCCGCTCCCCCGGTAAAATTTATGCACCTGGAGAAGACAGCAggtcagaaaaggagaaaacctgCCTGGGAAGGCAGCGCGATCCcacccttctcctcttcccctcgcACCTGACGCTGGAGGTGCTGAGCGCCTCCAGCTCCCGCGGACCTCCAGGGTAGCGGCCAGGGCTCCCTCAAGCTGCACGGCACCCTAAAAACGTGCGTGCCTGTCCCCACAAAACAGGCTGTGTCAACACAGAGGGAGTCCCACGGGCTCGTGCCCCGGAGGGCGAGCGCAGCTCTGTCCCTGCCTTTTCCATCTTTGCTCCCAAAACTCAGCTCCCTTCGCCGAGGGAACGACCTCCAGGCAGCGGCTACAGCCAGGGAGCCCGGGCTCGGCTCTGCTCCCCAACCGCCTTCACCCCAGGGCTTGCACATGCTTAAGCACAAAGACTGGTGCCCCATTCTAGATCTTAGACTTTGAGCTGGACAAAGCCACTCCTGGCCAGCTCAAAATGTAGCGGGAGCAGTGGAAACAGCAAACTGTGAGTTTAACTGGGCAGGGGAAGGACGCGGTACCCCCCGGGCGTCTGGCCTACGGACAGCGTAGCTGTTCTTCCCTCTGCCACTCATCCCTCCTCCCCGCCAAGCAGCAGTCGTACCATCGTGAGAGCGATGAAGGAGAAGACTGCCATCCCTGTGAACAAGACGGTGGGGATGAGCATCACCACGGCCGACCCCACGTTGGTCCCAAAGAAGGAAATTGCTGCAATCCAGCCACTGCAAGGAGATCAGGCAACCGTTGAAGCAGCCTGCAACCGTCCCCGCTGGCCCTGCGCGTTGCAGCCTGCCAACATCTCTCTCCTTCAACCCTCCCAGCTCCTCAAACAGTCTTTCCCAGGCGGGAAGCCACTGAAGCACCGATGATCAAACAgcaagaggcagcttgctcccaTTGCTTTTCTCCACATTGCTGGGCTTCCCCCACAACGCGCAAATGCCTCCCTTCTGTGCTCCCAGCGCTACGCCAAGGAGGCCCCCAGCGGGCCATGCAACCGTGATGCTGGCATCTCCTCCACACGCCTGTTGAGCACTGCCCTGACAGTAACCACAGCAACAGTGACCATCTTGGCACCCGACACGAGAGCGGCTCCTTCCTTACCAGACACCCCAGCCTGGGATTCCCACTGCCTGGATAATGCTGATCACCAGCTGGGCCATGAAGGTGAAGAAGAAAGCCATGAAGCTGAAGGAGCTGTCTGTCCTGCAAGAGAGGGCTCAGTCATCTCCTAGGTCTCCATCCCTGCTGCACTCCTCGGGAAGGCAGATGCTCTTGTCGCTATGGGCTCCCACCTCAGACCCTTTTATTACAGAAGGggctgtggtttttttcccctccccgggCCAAGGTTTAGTGACTGAGAAGAAGGGTGTGATAGGTCAGTGAGAATAGTAGCTTCCTGCTGACAGCAGGCACAGAGCAAAACCGAGGACAAAGGAGAAAATGTGAGAGGCTCAAGGTGGTGAAAGGGCAGCTGGGAAACCCATTAGGCATCTGCTCTCCCAGGGACATAGCTTCGCAGTCACgtccccctgctcaggcaggctgCTGTAGGCCAGCAGAGCCATGGCAAGCGTCTCTGTGAGCATCTGAGCTGCCTCCAACAGCTTACATCTAAAACCCCCTTTAAGGTGGGCCTCCCACTGCTGTTTCTTTGAGGCCAAGTCAAGCCATCTCAGATGCACCAAGCCAGAGCGCTCAACCAGACCCTTCCCACGGCTCGGCCAGCGCAGCGAGACAGCCAAGGGATCTGCGTTCAAACACGAGCGGCAAACCCCAGGACTCTCGGCTGACGTGGTCCTACCATCACTCTCATTCTTCCCATAGGGGGAAAGAATACGCCCCCAGTTTTGCAGATTTGGCAAAACTCAGACCAAGGGCAGACAAAGAGCACTTCCCGCTCGCTCCGCAAGCCTGCGACGGAGCAGGGACTTGAACCCATCTTGTGCAATGAGCTTAGCGTCCTGCTCAGGGTTGGCAGAGGGGGCCATGCCTTCCTCCCGGGAGGGTTACTGCACGGAGGGCCATGGGCAGACCAGCTTATATCATGCAGCAGTGCCGAGTGATTGATTTCAGCAGCATGTTTAGTCAATACAAATACCCCAGAGACTTCTAGAGCTGGacggctctcctccccttgcctgTCGCTGCACCCAGCGCCCAGCCGCAGAGCGCACAACGCACACCCGTAGGCCTCCCTGGACTCCCAGCTCTGTGGTGCTGAGCCGAGCTGCACGTAGGGGCAGGCAATTGTCTTTACAGTGACTGGCTGGGCTTTTGGCCCTCTGGAAATCCTGAGCACCCTTACTTTGAAGGTTAGAAAGTAAAGCTAGAAGGCTggacagaaagaacagaaaatcccCCAATGTCCAGGCAATGCCCCAAGCTAAGCACCAACTGGCAGGAAAAAAGGCTGTGAAAAGTTGGGCTCAGCTGTGACCACTTACTTGAAAGCTTTGTAAATAGGTCTAAACCAGCAGACATAGGAGCAGGGCGTAAAGAGAATGAGCCAGAGAATTGCCAGTCCAAAATTAACAGCTCCGCCGCCTCCAATGAGCCATGCGAGGCAGCCAACGAGATTCACCGCCAAGGTGATGCTGTTcactgcaaacacacacacacacacacagagggagcAGAGTAGCACAAGGAAGTAAGTGTGATGAGAGAGACCCTGCAGCAGCTCCGACCCCCGGGATCCAGGGACGTCCATGCGGGTCTAACCTAAAGCGGGGTGTCGTCAGCAGCGCGCTCTCCGAGCCAGATTTCCCCTCCCTCGGGCAGTGGGGCCAAGCTAGCGAGTAAGATGACAGCAGTTAAGCAGTTCACTTGTGGCTGCTTGGCACATTTCTCCCCTCTAAGGGGCAGGGGCACGAGGCCCCGCAGGTCCAGTTTGCGGAGCACGTGTGAAGCTTTTTCACTTGCCTCCAGCTACGGCTTTGCTGAAAGCACACGTGCAAAAGTTCCCTTCCGGGGCGAGCTAACCCCATCCGAGCGTTTTTGAGAGCTGAAGTCAAACTCTCAGACGCTGCCGCGCCGGTTCGGCGGGGTGGTCTGCTCatttctcccacctctgctcgGGGTTCGGCAACACAAGGGCTATTGCTGTGAAACGTAGCTTGGCAGACACAGGACAAAGCAGAGAAGACTCATCTGCATTCTGACGCCTCCGATTTCTAAGAATGATTCATTATTCTGATGAGAATCAAAACCCTCCCACCACCGCCCGTAAGAGAGCGGCCAGCTGCAGCTCTCCACCGCACAAGAAAGGGAGCTCAGTTGGGGAAGCTGATGGGCGCTCGCTGCTTCATAAAGCCCCTAATGATACCAAGAGGACCTTTCAGGCCGTCTGCATTTGTCTGGCTGGGTGACTCTTTGTGGGGGAGTCGAGGAGAAAATAATCCAGAAAGGAGCTCCAGAGACAGAGCTCGCTGGAAGAGCAGCCCAAGGCAATTTAGGAACCAACAGACACGCAGCCAGCACAGAGGGCTGGTGCTCGTGCTGTTGGAGAGCCTAGTGCCGGGACTGCGCTCTGCAAAACCGAGCGTAGCAAGAACAGCCAGAGCAGGTAGGGAGGGATTTAGTGCCCCAGATAAAAATGTTGTGCTTCTCTGAGGCTTGGGGAAGTTGTTTTCCCACCTAGAGGAAAGCTATAGGAACCTTCCTGACATGCCGAGGGGAGTTATCCTAGGGTCACCTTCCTGCTGGGACGCAGCCCCCAAGAGCTGAAGCGCGGTACCCCCCTGGGGACAGCGGCACGGTGCCGAGCGTTATCGCAAGCACAAGCGCCCTATCGCTCCGGCGCCAGCTCGCCTCGGCTCCTCGAAACCTGCACCCAGAGCGCGAGCCGCTCCCAGGGAGGGTGGCCGCTTCCAAAGTTCAGGGGAACCGCCCGGTGAAGGAACTAGGTTTTGCTGAACACGGATGGTGCCAGCTTGCCCTGCCCACGCTCCAGCGGGCGCCGTGCTGGTGGAGAGCGAGTCTCTCTCGCCTCTGTCCCCTCGCAGGGCTCACAGCCGCTATCTGCGCGCAGACAGCGCGAGCAGCCCCGTCCCTGCTTGTACGGCAGGGAATTCAGGAGCCGAGCCGTGGGAAGAGTCCTCCTGCCTCGCTCGGGTCTGCTCCGTAGCGAGCGGGCAGCAACTCCTGTCCTTGAGCTGCCCCGGCCACGCAAAAGCCCCTGATTCAGCCCCAGGGAGGGCAACTAGCCAAGAGGTGGTCTgagggcagccctgcctgctccctcccgctgccccccagcACGCTTTCACTGGCGCCCAGAGGGAATTGCACCAAGCTCAGTTTTAGCCTCCATTCAAGCCCCTGCTTCCCTGCTGAGCCAGCCAGCAATTAGCGTCATCTTCAGTAACGTTTTCCCATACGCGCTGCCACGTTCGGCTCTTGGCAGCAGACAGGGTGCACGTCTGAAAGCGGCATGGTAGGCCTGGCTCCGGGGAAGGGTTAAAAGCTAAACGTACCCACCACGGACTCAAGCTCTTCTCACCCGAGCGTCTCGAGGCAGGAGCCGGCTGCGGGATTTCCTAAACAAGCGgatctcatcagaaaaaaaaaaatcgccccgcggcacggcgcggctcgTGCCAAGCCACGTGCGTCCCCTTGCCCCGCTCCCCTCCTTAGCGCAAAGGGGTGGCGAgcccggggcaggctggggccagGGACATCCCTTCCCAGCGCTGGAGCCCCTCGGGCAGCCATCCGTCCCTCTAGCTGTGCTACCtgccctggcgggggggggggaaaccggGAAGGGAGAGAGATCCCGGCTGGCGTAAGGAGTTAGAAACCGCGACGGCTCGCTCAGCGCGGAGCGCAGCACACCACGCAGGAGCACAGGAGAGGAACAGGCAAGACGCGGCGCTGGGAAAAGCCACGAGCTGCCGTACCTCGGGGAGCCGGCACGCTGCCTGAGCGAGGCCGCTCGCCGCCCCCGCGGACCCCTGCCAGGAACCCAGCCCACGTATACGGCTTTGGGCTGCGTTCAGCTTAGGGTCAGGGACTACTACAGAGCCCCGGTGCTCAACAGCTCTCGGGAGCTAACTTAGGGGTCCCGACCAGCTTGGGGCGACGGGAAAGGCCCTTCCTTAGCCAAGGGGCAGAAGGAAACCAGAGGCGGCTCTGGCTCTTCCCTGGGTGATGAGGCTGGTAGCGGAGCAGGACAGAGAGGCAAGTAAATCTTTCAGCAAGAGGAAAGACGGTTGCTGGGGCCGTTCCCCCTTGGAGCGGGCTGCGGTGGGAAGCCGTGGTCATGGGTGGGCACAGCACAGAAGTTCAGGCccgagggagctgggcagccagATCCACGCATCCGGCCATAAACCCACTCTTACGGGTGGGATTTGGAGTAGGATACTgcagcccccatcccctccctAAGACATTTCTGAAAGGCTTCGAACCAGAGCGAGAGGCACGGAGGGGCAAAGGGGCTGAGCGACGCTTCTCCCCTGCTCTTGCGTGAGCTGGTGATTTCCAGAGAAGCAGCCGCCTTCAGGCAGGTGGACACAACCCGTCCGAGCCCTCCCGCCAGCACGGCCGGGCCCACCGACTCACGCATCCAGAGGTAGTAAAGCCGCTTGGCCATGGTACGGTGCTGCGGTGGGATTTCCGCGTCAAAGTCCTGGTAGAAACATGGCTTCAGAGGGATGAACCTCGGGAGGGGAGGGAAGTTGTTCACTTTTTCTGCAACAAAGTTTCATCAGTGCTGATTACTGCAGGGAAGGGAAGACAAATCCCGCGTCTGTCTGGTTAACTTTATTTAACCCCCAGAACTGACtagtttcaaacagaaaataaagatttccCCCTCTGTCACCAGCAGCCCACCCACAGCTTTAGAGCAACGCAACTTCTGCCCGCGTGGCTGGACGGATCCTGCCCGGCCAAGCTTGGACATCTGCAATCCCACCGAGGACTAACAGGGTTGCAAAGGCCAAAGCATTACGGTGAACGGAGCCCCAGGCCCTTTCATAGGCAAGACACGGGAAGAGCCGAGCCGGAGACCTCTGTACCTGCCATGCCGGCACGCTCTCAGCCTCTCTGTCCCACAGAAAAGGTAGGGAAACAATTCAGATCTCTGCcaaagctggaggaaaacaagagaaaaagcgTGATGTGAAGGAAGCAGATAGAGAGAACGACCTGAAGTAGAGCAACCGTCGGAGGTGGCTGTGCGCCTGGGAAAGGTGTTACCAGAAAGGAAAACAGTCTTCCTCCCGGATACTGGGAGGCAGAAGTGCCTGCCCACTGCCACAGCCCCCAACTCATATTTAGGCAATTCCCATCGCAGTCGGGCACTGTCCAGCCGGCAGCGTTGATCTTCCTAGACCCAGGAAGGAGCCAA includes these proteins:
- the SCAMP5 gene encoding secretory carrier-associated membrane protein 5 codes for the protein MAEKVNNFPPLPRFIPLKPCFYQDFDAEIPPQHRTMAKRLYYLWMLNSITLAVNLVGCLAWLIGGGGAVNFGLAILWLILFTPCSYVCWFRPIYKAFKTDSSFSFMAFFFTFMAQLVISIIQAVGIPGWGVCGWIAAISFFGTNVGSAVVMLIPTVLFTGMAVFSFIALTMVHKFYRGSGGSFSKAQEEWTTGAWKNPHVQQAAQSAAAGAAQGAMMQHETQYSATPNYTYSNEM